The following proteins are co-located in the Pseudomonas fluorescens genome:
- a CDS encoding phage neck terminator protein, producing MLDSKALSKAVCRIVVAVTGLPVDKVILADNNTAAPSGSYCAVRLQNPEQWGQALNSQTNVPAQDDPQYEDIIAKVATQFTLGFSINFYRAGAVMYAAALCEANKREPVKNILRTAKLGWSRVSAINNLTGLYQAAMEERSQLTLYLYGESIAEDRVQRIYRAGFSMQTEQSGAVAQGEVNGLSG from the coding sequence ATGCTTGACTCCAAAGCGCTATCCAAAGCGGTTTGCCGGATTGTCGTGGCGGTTACGGGGCTGCCAGTCGACAAAGTGATCCTTGCGGACAACAACACCGCTGCCCCTTCTGGCAGCTACTGCGCGGTTCGCCTGCAAAACCCTGAGCAATGGGGTCAGGCGCTGAACTCGCAAACCAACGTACCTGCGCAGGATGATCCGCAATACGAGGACATCATCGCCAAGGTTGCCACCCAGTTTACGCTGGGCTTCAGCATCAACTTCTACCGGGCCGGCGCCGTGATGTATGCCGCCGCCCTGTGCGAAGCGAATAAGCGCGAACCGGTTAAAAACATCCTGCGTACTGCAAAGCTTGGCTGGTCCCGCGTGTCAGCAATCAACAACCTGACCGGCCTATATCAGGCCGCCATGGAAGAGCGATCCCAGCTCACCCTCTACCTGTATGGCGAATCCATCGCCGAGGACCGCGTGCAGCGGATCTATCGCGCGGGCTTCTCCATGCAAACTGAACAATCTGGCGCTGTGGCGCAAGGGGAAGTAAATGGCTTATCCGGCTGA